A single Diceros bicornis minor isolate mBicDic1 unplaced genomic scaffold, mDicBic1.mat.cur scaffold_54_ctg1, whole genome shotgun sequence DNA region contains:
- the LOC131403033 gene encoding olfactory receptor 5M10-like has protein sequence MSSQNHTVVREFILLGFTEDPVLEKILFGVFLVIYLITLAGNLCMILLIKTNSHLQTPMYFFLSHLSFVDICYSSNITPNMLHNFLSDQKTISYAGCFMQCLLFIALVITELYILASMPVDRYVAIRSPLHYSTKMPRNICISLVMVPYTFGFLSGLSQTLLTFHLSFCGSLEIHHIYRADPPLLMLACSDTYVKKTAMFVVAGFTLSSSLFIILLSYLFIITAVWRIRSAKGRHTAFSTCASHLTTVTIFYGTLCCMYLRPPSETSVEESKIIAVFYTFLSPMLNPLIYSLRNKDVIHAMQQMIKGNLFHKIAV, from the coding sequence ATGTCTTCTCAAAACCACACTGTAGTGAGGGAATTCATTCTCTTGGGATTCACAGAGGATCCAGTGCTAGAAAAGATCCTGTTTGGGGTGTTTCTGGTGATCTACCTAATCACACTGGCAGGGAATCTGTGCATGATCCTGCTGATCAAGACCAATTCCCACCTCCAAACgcccatgtatttcttccttaGCCACCTCTCCTTTGTAGACATTTGTTATTCCTCCAACATTACTCCAAATATGCTGCATAATTTCCTCTCAGACCAGAAGACCATCTCCTATGCTGGATGCTTCATGCAGTGTCTTCTCTTCATTGCGCTGGTGATCACTGAGTTATATATCCTTGCTTCCATGCCAGTGGATCGCTATGTTGCCATTCGCAGCCCTTTACATTACAGCACCAAAATGCCCAGGAACATTTGTATCTCTCTAGTCATGGTCCCTTATACTTTTGGCTTCCTCAGTGGACTCTCTCAGACACTGCTGACTTTTCACTTGTCCTTCTGTGGCTCCCTTGAAATCCATCATATCTACCGTGCTGACCCTCCTCTTTTAATGTTGGCCTGCTCTGACACCTATGTCAAGAAGACGGCAATGTTTGTAGTCGCTGGTTTTACTCTCTCAAGCTCCCTCTTCATCATTCTCCTGTCCTACCTTTTCATTATTACAGCTGTCTGGAGGATCCGTTCTGCTAAAGGCAGGCACACAGCCTTTTCTACCTGTGCTTCCCACCTTACAACAGTCACCATATTTTATGGAACCCTCTGCTGCATGTACTTAAGGCCCCCATCTGAGACGTCTGTAGAGGAGTCCAAAATAATTGCAGTCTTCTATACTTTTTTGAGCCCAATGCTGAACCCATTGATCTACAGTCTAAGGAACAAGGATGTGATCCATGCCATGCAGCAAATGATTAAGGGAAATCTCTTTCATAAAATTGCAGTTTAA